The Lathyrus oleraceus cultivar Zhongwan6 chromosome 5, CAAS_Psat_ZW6_1.0, whole genome shotgun sequence genome includes the window AAATCCATAGTAACATTATTTTTTCCAATCAATTGAACAGTGCCACCTGAAATGCCCGTTTTTATCTCGTCAAACCATGCACCATAATTTGCAAGCCCGACGGTGGCACTAAGCAAAGTTATAATGTTTGTTCCATTCTTCAAAGAAACTTTTGTTTCATAAGTGAATTTATTTCCCCATTGGCTAAATTGGTATCCTATATACTTCCTATTAACATAACCATGAAGTGTATGGCCCATAGTATTCACACTAAGAGTCGCATTACTCCAAATTGAAGTGTCATTGATGTCAACACTAGTCATGTACCATAAATAGTCACTAGCATCCAAGGTTAGTTCCTTCTGCTCCAAAAGCTCGTGTGCTTTAATATTTCCCTTTCCATTCAAGGTGTCTTTCTTTGGCTCCATTTTCCATTTCCATGTGAGTCCATTAGAACTATTATCACCACTCCTTTTCACCATTATTGAGGTTTGACTGTTAACCTTTGCTGTATTGAAAATTTCTTTGTTGCATCCATTAAGAATGGTGACGGACCAGGCAGGAATAAAGTATTTACCATCATTTTGTAAGTCAACATTTGCATCTTTGCTAGTGTCATTATTGCTCAGGAAACAAAATCTTGCGCCATTGGAATTAGAGTATGTTGTAAGTGTGATTCCATTTCCCAGATCCTTATCATTTATTGATGTATAATTTGTAAGAACATTTTCACCCAATTTAATTGCTGCATGAAGTTGCTTAAGATGTCCCCATTTTGGTTGATTCAAATTCCCATACTCGTCAATTGGTGCATCATAGTCATAAGATGTTGTGATATATGGTCCACCTGCTGTGCGGCCAAAGTTGGTTCCTCCATGGTACATGTAGTAGTTGTTTAATACACCTCCATTTTGGAAAAAACTTGCAACTGAGAAAGCTGAATCTTCAGCACTTCTATGGGGAACCTTTTCACCCCATTTTTGGAACCAACCAATCCAGTTTTCAGTGAACATTTTAGGACTTTTTGGGTTATTGGGTTTAAAATTATGACAATAGTATCCATTGCAAGTATTGATGATAGGTTGAGGAGCATCAGGTTGCTGACACATGATCCATGGAACCCCAATGTTTTGTGCTAGAGCCATCTGAGCACACCATTTAACGTATGTCTTCCCTGCATCTTTGTAATTCCACATGATATCTCCATATTCATTCTCAATTTGAGCTAGAAGAATGGGACCTCCTTGTGATGCAAATAAATTTGCTTCCTTTGCCACATTCACGATCTTTGTCGTAAAAATTTGCATTTCGTTCTTGTAAACCATATTATCTGTCCTTAACTCAATCCCAGGAATATTGTGAAGCCACACTGGGATCCCTCCGTAGTTCCATTCCGCACATGCATAAGGACCAATCCTCATAATGGCATATAGTCCAGCTTCTTGGATAAGCTTGAAAAATTTGACAAAATCCAAATTTCCTGAGAAATTATATTCACGTTGAACAGGTTCGTGACGATCCCAAAATATATAAGTTTCAATGGCATCAAGGCCACCATCTTTGGCCTTTTGAATAAGGTCAGGCCACATCTCCACGGTGCTTCTTGGATAATGGATTGCACCTGAAAAAATAAGACGTCTTTCTCCATTGATAATGAGAGCTTTTGAATCATAAGAAACCTCTATGGCAAAACATGAGTGCAACATAATTATACTCATTAAGATAATGTTATAACAGGATAATGAACCCATTGTAAACATGTATGATTCTCCCGTCTTGGTTATCGAAATACAATAACTCAGAAAATGAAATATATAGGAAAATGTAGTTTGGTTGTTCCCAAAAATAGTGTTGAACTATCTAATCAATATTCTAAATTAGATTTTTCTTCACACAAAAATATGTTACATGAGTTGGTCACAACCAAAAGACACGCATGAAGTGAATAAAAACTCACCAAATAAGAGTTAAATGTCGTAGAAATCTTCAAACATTTAACTTTATTTATTCAAATACAATTATTAATTTCTAATTTTAGTAATGAAAATAATGAATGACACAAACGAATACTGCACAAAAGTGTACAGACAGCTAGTGAATAACAAAATTAGGCTCATCGCATGTATCTAAATTAGTTAATTTGAATTTGTTAGAATAACTTATCTAGAGTAATGGACAGGTAATTCTAAAATATTAATAACAAGTTGTTCAGGGTTACACACAGTGGTTTAGGATAAACTAAAAACATATATATGTATGATAAATGAGTTGGATATAAACACCATAATATATAATCATATCATGTATTTCATATGGACCTGAAACGAAAGTTATATATACATGACTATATATAGACTCTAACCCCGACAAAGAAAATAGCTCCTTAAAAATAtcttttaattttaattttacTTTCATGAAAAAAATAGTAGTTGTCTCCAGAAATTGAATTGAATTTTATTAAAACTTTTCTctatataaataaaaaataagatacattaaaattaaatgtaattatttattatttaaatttttttatcaATACCTTAACCTTAAACATGCAATGTAAAGAAAAACATGTCATATATTAAAAACTAAACACCTCACTATTTATTATAAACTATTTTGGGAGATTTTGTTAATATATTGTGTATTTTTAAAATTCttataatatttttcaaaatgcTCATGATAGAAACTATTTTACCATTGCAGTCAAGAAAAGATAATGGATTTTCCATTGATAACTTAAAACATTCAATATATATTTTAATCATGCAAACGAAAATATTTTATTATGTTATATTAAAAATTATAGTTTACAGTGgtaaatatataatattttttattatatcATGTTGGTTTCTTGCTTGAGCTATACTATAAGATATGATTTTCATTCGAGAGACATGTTATGTATGAGAcatatataattttttttcttattcAAAATAGAGAGACCTCGTTCAATGGTAGACGTGCATGTTTAGTTAAATTAAAATTTAGATTAAAAGGGATGTAAAATAATTGTTCTTTGTATGTCGATTTATAAGATGAGAAGGTAGCCAATTCAAATTTTATACCTCCGGGGGGATACATACCATGATAGTGAAAGAGTGACTGTTATGGTTTTCTATTTATCCTTGAGGTTGAGATGCTTTAGAAATATTTATCCAAATCTACGTGGTTTGTTGGGCTGAACTAACAATTCGTGGAGTTCATAATTGAGACGTAGGCTTGTTTTTGTTTGAGGTCGTGAACATAAACTTAACCCTCATGTCACTTCACATCCAAAAAGTTAAGGTCTGTAAGGGTGAATTGGAAAATGAAATTATTTTAGTCAACCAACACGTTATCGTGAGACTTGTGAGGGTCATGTAGTTCTCATTGGCGTTTTCACGTCCGATTAAGTCAAATAAAATATGTTACATGTTATGAGTGTCTTTATTACTTCCAAACCAACTCAGTGAGATTTAGAATAATGTTCAAGAAGAATTTTGATTTCGAGTTAATACTTGTTTTGTCAAAGAATGTAACATTTTGAATTCGAACGTTTCTAATGTTGTTTTTTAGAATAATTAACATTGTAGGATGTATATGATATCACATATAGTTTTTTTTACAAAGAAATGGTTCTTTCTATGGATGAAATTCTAGTTGAATATTTTTCCTAATTAACGAGCTATTCATTTGGTTTTTTGAGATATTTTTTTCAACGAGATTGAAGTAAGCACTTTATATTTGAACAATGAATATTCCTAAAAAGATACAACTCTTTACTAAGGAAAGTTTACCactgatatatatatatatatatatatatatatatatatatatatatatatatctatatatatatatatatatatatatatatatatatatatatatatatatatatatatatatatatctatatatatatatatatatatatatatatatatatattatatatatatatatatatatatatatatctatatatatatatatatatatctatatatatatatatatatatatatatatatatatatatatatatatatatatatagtcaATCATAATGTTTATCCTTGTATTCATATTCTTCAATCTTGTGAAAAATGTTTCAAAAAAACTAGTTGTGCAAATAAAATATCTAATTTGTTCTATAAAAAAACATTAGTACAAAAATACACATATAAGAGGAACATAACATACTTACTCACAAACgaagaaaaagaaataaaagatgCATCAAATTTGatttatattaaaaattaaaacaaaatgTGTGGTGCAAGTTTTTTAttagaaagaaataaaaaatttTTAACATGATGTTTTGAAGCAACAATATGTGTTTTTGTAACATTGCACTGAAGTTTTAAAAAATTTCAATGAAGATCCAAAAGAACTCTAATATGGGTGAAATATAACATCTAATTTGAGAATATATGATTTATATATCTATCTAAGAATGATACAACGTTTCATGGTAGAAAGGTTGAAAGAGATCGGGCGGTTGCTCAAAAAACTTTTATTGTTAACAACTTATTTTAAACTTGAAAATAACGAAAAATATGTTTAACTTATGATATTATTTAATGAGAAAAACTTAATGTATTATTTCTATTTTGATATTTCAACGTTTATTTTTCACATTAATTTGTAGAAAAGGATGACTTAACATGTCACCTGCACGGCTAATCTAGTTGTACTATTTGTTACGCCAAATGGAACACTAAACATTTCTTTTGTGACTATAAATCCACAATTAGTTTTTCCTATGCATGCAGCTTCCACAACAGATTGACTATCTGTAGCTTCCCAAGAGCCTTTCTTAAAAGAACCACATTGACCTTGTGGATTTCCAAAGCTAGCAAACTGGATTTGTGAAATTACTTGTCCATTTTGGCATGATAGTTCTAGTTGTGAGCCTTCATATACATTAGCACAAATAGTTCCTATTGTCACCGTTTGGAACTGAACATTTTGAGGATTACCACCTATTTCTTCAAATAAAACCAATGTGTTCATGTTATCATTCAAGAATGACCTTGGCACATGATACCACCTTTGTGATGGACCTCCACAATTGGTGGTGCACTTTTCCTTTACATATTTTCCACGATAATCGCACGTGTCACTGCATCCATTTGTAGTTGTAACCCAAGAAGGCCAATAACGACCAATGCTATGTCCATTCACCCAAGCATGTCCTTTACCTAGGCCTTGGAAGTCCACCACAATAGGGTTTGTTCCAACTGGAGCTTTAAACTCTGCCTTATACCAAGTCATAGATTTCCCAATAGGAATATTAGGTGAATTAGTGTTCCATGACACACCGACATGTGATTGCAAATCATATAAACGTTTCCTCTCACCATTCAAACCAACCTTATAAGACCAAAGGTTAGTTGACAAATCCATTGTAACATTATTTTTTCCAATCAATTGAACAGTGCCACCTGAAATGCCCGTTTTTATCTCGTCAAACCATGCACCATAATTTGCAAGCCCGACGGTGGCACTAAGCAAAGTTATAATGTTTGTTCCATTCTTCAAAGAAACTTTCGTTTCATAAGTGAATTTATTTCCCCATTGGCTAAATTGGTATCCTATATACTTCCTATTAACATAACCATGAAGTGTATGGCCCATAGTATTCACACTGAGAGTCGCATTACTCCAAATTGAAGTGTCATTGATGTCAACACTAGTCATGTACCATAAATAGTCACTAGCATCCAAGGTTAGTTCCTTCTGCTCCAAAAGTTCATGTGCTTTAATATTTCCCTTTCCATTCAAGGTGTCTTTCTTTGGCTCTTTTCCATTTCCATGTGAGTCCATTAGAACTATTATCACCACTCCTTTTCACCATTATTGAGGTTTGACTGTTAACCTTTGCTGTATTGAAAATTCTTTGTTGCATCCATTAAGAATGGTGACGGACCAGGCAGGAATAAAGTATTTACCATCATTTTGTAAGTCAACATTTGCATCTTTGCTAGTGTCATTATTGCTCAGGAAACAAAATCTTGCGCCATTGGAATTAGAGTATGTTGTAAGTGTGATTCCATTTCCCAGATCCTTATCATTTATTGATGTATAATTTGTAAGAACATTTTCACCCAATTTAATTGCTGCATGAAGTTGCTTAAGATGTCCCCATTTTGGTTGATTCAAATTCCCATACTCGTCAATTGGTGCATCATAGTCATAAGATGTTGTGATATATGGTCCACCTGCTGTGCGGCCAAAGTTGGTTCCTCCATGGTACATGTAGTAGTTGTTTAATACACCTCCATTTTGGAAAAAGCGTGCAACTGAGAAAGCTGAATCTTCAGCACTTCTATGGGGAACCTTTTCACCCCATTTTTGGAACCAACCAATCCAGTTTTCAGTGAACATTTTAGGACTTTTTGGGTTATTGGGTTTAAAATTATGACAATAGTATCCATTGCAAGTATTGATGATAGGTTGAGGAGCATCAGGTTGCTGACACATGATCCATGGAACCCCAATGTTTTGTGCTAGAGCCATCTGAGCACACCATTTAACGTATGTCTTCCCTGCATCTTTGTAATTCCACATGATATCTCCATATTCATTCTCAATTTGAGCTAGAAGAATGGGACCTCCTTGTGATGCAAATAAATTTGCTTCCTTTGCCACATTCACGATCTTTGTCGTAAAAATTTGCATTTCGTTCTGGTAAACCATATTATCTATCCTTAACTCAATCCCAGGAATATTGTGAAGCCACACTGGGATCCCTCCGTAGTTCCATTCCGCACATGCATAAGGACCAATCCTCATAATGGCATATAGTCCAGCTTCTTGGATAAGCTTGAAAAATTTGACAAAATCCAAATTTCCTGAGAAATTATATTCACGTTGAACAGGTTCGTGACGATCCCAAAATATATAAGTTTCAATGGCATCAAGGCCACCATCTTTGGCCTTTTGAATAAGGTCAGGCCACATCTCCACGGTGCTTCTTGGATAATGGATTGCACCTGAAAAAATAAGACGTCTTTCTCCATTGATAATGAGAGCTTTTGAATCATAAGAAACCTCTATGGCAAAACATGAGTGCAACATAATTATACTCATTAAGATAATGTTATAACAGGATAATGAACCCATTGTAAACATGTATGATTCTCCCGTCTTGGTTATCGAAATACTATAACTCAGAAAATGAAATATATAGGAAAATGTAGTTTGGTTGTTCCCAAAAATAGTGTTGAACTATCTAATCAATATTCTAAATTAGATTTTTCTTCACACAAAAATATGTTACATGAGTTGGTCACAACCAAAAGACACACATGAAGTGAATAAAAACTCACCAAATAAGAGTTAAATGTCGTAGAAATCTTCAAACATTTAACTTTATTTATTCAAATACAATTATTAATTTCTAATTTTAATAATGAAAATAATGAATGACACAAACGAATACTGCACAAAAGTGTACAGACAGCTAGTGAATAACAAAATTAGGCTCATCGCATGTATCTAAATTAGTTACTTTGAATTTGTTAGAATAACTTATCTAGAGTAATGGATAGGTAATTCTAAAATATTAGTAACAAGTTGTTCAGGGTTACAAACAGTGGTTTAGGATAAACTAAAAACATATATATGTATGATAAATGAGTTGGATATAAACACCATAATATATAATCATATCATGTATTTCATATGGACCTGAAATGAAAGTTATATATATATGACTATATATAGACTCTAACCCTCGACAAAGAAAATAGCTCCTTAAAAATAtcttttaattttaattttacTTTCATGAAAAAAATAGTAGTTGTCTCCACAAATTGAATTGATTTTTATTAAAACTTTTCTctatataaataaaaaataagatacattaaaattaaatgtaattatttattatttaaatttttttatcaATACCTTAACCTTAAACATGCAATGTAAAGAAAAACATGTCATATATTAAAAACTAAACACCTCACTATTTATTATAAACTATTTTGGGAGATTTTGTTAATATATTGTGTATTTTAAAAAATCttataatatttttcaaaatgcTCATTATGGAAACTATTTTACCATTGCAGTCAAGAAAAGATAATGGATTTTCTATTGATAACTTAAAACATTCAATTATATATTTTAATCATGCAAACGAAAATATTTTATTATGTTATATTAAAAATTATAGTTTACAGTGgtaaatatataatatatttttttattatatcATGTTGGTTTCTTGCTCGAGCTATACTATAAGATATGATTTTCATTCGAGAGACATGTTATGTATGAGAcatatataatttttttttttctTATTCAAAATAGAGAGACCTCGTTCAATGGTAGACATGCATGTTTAGTTAAATTAAAATTTAGATTAAAAGGGATGTAAAATAATTGTTCTTTGTATGTCGATTTATAAGATGAGAAGGTAGCCAATTCAAATTTTATACCCCTGGGGGGATACATACCATGATAGTGAAAGAGTGACTGTTATGGTTTTCTATTTATCCTTGAGGTTGAGATGATTTAGAAATATTTATCCAAATCTACATGGTTTGTTGGGCTGAACTAACAATTCGTGGAGTTCATAATTGAGACGTAGGCTTGTTTTTGTTTGAGGTCGTGAACATAAACTTAACCCTCATGTCACTTCACATCCAAAAAGTTAAGGTCTGTAAGGGTGAATTGGAAAATGAAATTATTTTAATCAACCAACACGTTATCGTGAGACTTGTGAGGGTCATCTAGTTCTCATTGGTGTTTTCACGTCCGATTAAGTCAAATAAAATATGTTACATGTTATGAGTGTCTTTATTACTTCCAAACCAACTAAGTGAGATTTAGAATGATGTTCAAGAAGAATTTTCATTTCGAGTTAATACTTGTTTTGTCAGAGAATGTAACATTTTGAATTCGAACGTTTTTAATGTTATTTTTTAGAATAATTAACATTGTAGGATGTATATGATATCACATATAGTTTTTTTTACAAAGAAATGGTTCTTTCTATGGATGAAATTCTAGTTGAATATTTTTCCTAATTAACGAGCTATTCATTTGGTTTTTTGAGATATTTTTAACGAGATTAAAGTAAGCACTTTATATTTGAACAATTGAATATTCCTAAAAAGATACAACTCTTTACTAAGGAAAGTTTACcaatgatatatatatattatatatattatatagatatatatatatatatatagatatatatatatatatatctatatatattagatatatatctatatatatatatatagatatatatatatatatatatatatatattatatatatataatatatatatatatatatatatatatatatatatatatatatctatattatatatatataataggAATTAGTATATCTCTAGTCAATCATTATGTTATCCTTGTATTCATATTCTTCAATCTTGTGAAAATTGTTTCAAAAAAACTAGTTGTGCAAATAAATATATCTAATTTGTTCTATAAAAAAACATTAGTACAAAAATACACATATAAGAGGAACATAACATACTTACACACAAACgaagaaaaagaaataaaagatgcatcaaatttgatttattttaaaattaaaacaaaatGTGTGGTGCAAGTTTTTATTAGAAAGAAATAAAAAACTTTTAACATGATGTTTTGAAGCAACAATATGTGTTTTGTAACATTGCACTGCAGTTTTAAAAAATTTCAATGAAGATCCAAAAGAACTCTAATATGGGTGAAATATAACATCTAATTTGAGAATATATGATTTATATATCTCTCTAAGAATGATACAACGTTTCATGGTAGAAAGGTTGAAAGAGATCGGGCGGTTGCTCGAAAAACTTTTATTGTTAACAACTTATATTAAACTTGAAAATAACGAAAAACAAGTTTAACTTATGATATTATTTAATGAGAAAAACTTAATGTATTATTTCTATTTTGATATTTCAACGTTTATTTTTCACATTAATTTGTAGAAAAGGATGACTTAACATGTCACCTGCACGGCTAATCTAGTTGTACTATTTGTTACGCCAAATGGAACACTAAACATTTCTTTTGTGACTATAAATCCACAATTAGTTTTTCCTATGCATGCAGCTTCCACAACAGATTGACTATCTGTAGCTTCCCAAGAGCCTTTCTTAAAAGAACCACATTGACCTTGTGGATTTCCAAAGCTAGCAAACTGGATTTGTGAAATTACTTGTCCATTTTGGCATGATAGTTCTAGTTGTGAGCCTTCATATACATTAGCACAAATAGTTCCTATTGTCACCGTTTGGAACTGAACATTTTGAGGATTACCACCTATTTCTTCAAATAAAACCAATGTGTTCATGTTATCATTCAAGAATGACCTTGGCACATGATACCACCTTTGTGATGGACCTCCACA containing:
- the LOC127081530 gene encoding beta-galactosidase, translated to MGSLSCYNIILMSIIMLHSCFAIEVSYDSKALIINGERRLIFSGAIHYPRSTVEMWPDLIQKAKDGGLDAIETYIFWDRHEPVQREYNFSGNLDFVKFFKLIQEAGLYAIMRIGPYACAEWNYGGIPVWLHNIPGIELRIDNMVYQNEMQIFTTKIVNVAKEANLFASQGGPILLAQIENEYGDIMWNYKDAGKTYVKWCAQMALAQNIGVPWIMCQQPDAPQPIINTCNGYYCHNFKPNNPKSPKMFTENWIGWFQKWGEKVPHRSAEDSAFSVARFFQNGGVLNNYYMYHGGTNFGRTAGGPYITTSYDYDAPIDEYGNLNQPKWGHLKQLHAAIKLGENVLTNYTSINDKDLGNGITLTTYSNSNGARFCFLSNNDTSKDANVDLQNDGKYFIPAWSVTILNGCNKEFSIQQRLTVKPQ